Proteins co-encoded in one Candidatus Methylomirabilota bacterium genomic window:
- a CDS encoding cytochrome c, producing MSAFGRSVVAAIAGVALVVGSAAVAAAQGPWVAPPEAKNLKNPVKGIDNAKKLVEINCVSCHGTSGHGDGPAAAALPPPKPANWTSERVQKETDGELFWKISNGRGVMPPWKDMLKENERWAIINYIRTLKGK from the coding sequence ATGAGCGCGTTCGGGAGGTCGGTGGTGGCCGCGATCGCCGGAGTCGCCCTCGTCGTCGGGAGCGCCGCGGTGGCCGCGGCGCAGGGGCCGTGGGTCGCGCCGCCCGAGGCGAAGAATCTGAAGAATCCCGTCAAGGGCATCGACAACGCGAAGAAGCTCGTCGAGATCAACTGCGTGTCGTGTCACGGCACGAGCGGTCACGGCGACGGCCCCGCGGCCGCGGCGCTGCCGCCGCCCAAGCCCGCGAACTGGACCTCCGAGCGGGTGCAGAAGGAGACCGATGGCGAGCTCTTCTGGAAGATCTCGAACGGCCGTGGCGTGATGCCGCCCTGGAAGGACATGCTCAAAGAGAACGAGCGCTGGGCGATCATCAACTATATCCGGACGCTGAAGGGCAAGTAG
- a CDS encoding HNH endonuclease — protein sequence MDDVAVLVLNYTFEPLHFTNARRAITLLMSGKAESVEASPRVVRSPSVAFPLPAVIRLAIYIRKPFLDRVAFNKKNILRRDGYTCQYCNRRGERLTVDHIVPRSRGGETTWINVVAACLRCNLRKGNRMPDEAGMRLIREPVHPKFVFSTHMLRHPHASSLLDSWRKYLLAVPTPS from the coding sequence ATGGACGACGTTGCCGTATTGGTGCTGAACTACACCTTCGAGCCGCTGCACTTCACCAACGCTCGCCGCGCGATCACGCTGCTCATGAGCGGAAAGGCCGAGTCCGTCGAAGCCTCGCCACGGGTGGTGAGGTCACCATCCGTGGCGTTCCCGCTTCCCGCCGTCATCCGCCTCGCGATCTACATCCGGAAGCCCTTTCTCGACCGGGTCGCGTTCAACAAGAAGAACATCCTCCGCCGCGACGGCTACACCTGCCAGTACTGCAACCGCCGCGGCGAGCGGCTGACCGTGGACCACATCGTGCCGCGCTCGCGCGGCGGCGAGACCACGTGGATCAACGTCGTGGCGGCGTGCCTCCGCTGCAATCTGCGGAAGGGGAACCGGATGCCCGACGAGGCCGGGATGCGCCTGATCCGCGAGCCCGTGCACCCGAAGTTCGTCTTCTCCACGCACATGCTCCGGCACCCGCACGCGAGCTCGCTGCTCGACTCGTGGCGGAAGTACCTGCTGGCCGTCCCGACGCCCTCCTGA
- the uvrB gene encoding excinuclease ABC subunit UvrB, translated as MFRLASEYSPRGDQPQAIAALDRFIREERRHVVLRGVTGSGKTYTIANVIADAGRPTLVISPNKTLAAQLFSEFRAFFPDNAVEYFVSYYDYYQPEAYIPQSDTYIEKDALVNDDIDRMRHSATKSLLERRDVVVVASVSCIYGIGEPDTYQGLHLVLRAGERIDRDEIIRRLIAVQYERNDYDFHRGTFRVRGDVVEIFPANEESLALRVELFGDEVDALHRIDPLKGSVLERLEQVHVYPASHYVTEAGQLERAIGTVQEELGERLAFLRPKNRLLEAQRLEQRTLFDMEMLRELGYCHGIENYSRHLTGRRPGEPPPTLIDYLPKDALIIIDESHVAVPQVRGMFYGDRSRKEALVEYGFRLPSAFDNRPLTFDEFTRATGQTIYVSAAPSAYEVALAGDAVVEQVIRPTGLMDPKLTVRPAKDQVDDLLAEIRARAEREERVLVTTLTKRMAEDLTEYYQQVGLRVRYLHSDIDTLDRVAVIRDLRLGKFDCLIGINLLREGLDIPEVSLVAILDADKEGYLRSATSLIQTAGRAARNVNGEVIMYADHVTDSMAATLRETERRRELQGAFNREHGITPESIRSAIRELLQTVYERDYYTVDVEAPAEERFGSPAELAKRVAELEAQMKEAARRLDFEQAAELRDRVKALRKRGLA; from the coding sequence GTGTTCCGGCTCGCCTCCGAGTACTCGCCGCGCGGCGACCAGCCGCAGGCCATCGCGGCGCTCGACCGCTTCATCCGCGAGGAGCGGCGCCACGTCGTCCTCCGCGGCGTGACGGGCTCGGGCAAGACCTACACCATCGCCAACGTCATCGCCGACGCCGGACGCCCGACGCTCGTCATCTCGCCAAACAAGACGCTGGCGGCGCAGCTCTTCAGCGAGTTCCGGGCCTTCTTCCCGGATAACGCCGTCGAGTACTTCGTGTCCTACTACGACTACTACCAGCCCGAGGCGTATATTCCTCAATCGGACACCTACATCGAGAAAGACGCGCTCGTCAACGACGACATCGACCGGATGCGCCACTCGGCGACGAAATCGCTGCTCGAGCGGCGCGACGTCGTCGTCGTCGCCTCGGTCTCCTGCATCTACGGCATCGGCGAGCCCGACACCTATCAGGGCCTGCACCTCGTGCTCCGCGCGGGCGAGCGGATCGATCGCGACGAGATCATCCGTCGCCTGATCGCCGTGCAGTACGAGCGCAACGACTACGACTTCCACCGCGGCACCTTCCGCGTGCGCGGCGACGTCGTCGAGATCTTCCCGGCCAACGAGGAGTCGCTCGCCCTCCGCGTCGAGCTCTTCGGCGACGAGGTGGACGCGCTCCACCGCATCGATCCGCTCAAGGGCTCGGTGCTCGAACGCCTCGAGCAGGTGCACGTCTACCCCGCGAGCCATTACGTGACCGAGGCCGGGCAGCTCGAGCGCGCGATCGGGACGGTGCAGGAGGAGCTCGGGGAGCGGCTGGCCTTCCTCCGGCCGAAGAACCGGCTCCTCGAGGCGCAGCGGCTCGAGCAGCGGACGCTCTTCGACATGGAGATGCTGCGCGAGCTCGGCTACTGCCACGGCATCGAGAACTACTCGCGCCACCTCACCGGCCGGCGGCCGGGGGAGCCGCCGCCGACGCTGATCGACTACCTGCCGAAAGACGCGCTGATCATCATCGACGAGAGCCACGTCGCGGTGCCCCAGGTCCGCGGGATGTTCTACGGCGACCGCTCGCGCAAGGAGGCACTCGTCGAGTACGGCTTCCGGCTCCCCTCGGCGTTCGACAACCGGCCGCTGACGTTCGACGAGTTCACCCGCGCGACCGGTCAGACCATCTACGTCTCCGCGGCCCCGAGCGCGTACGAGGTCGCGCTCGCGGGCGACGCGGTGGTCGAGCAGGTGATCCGGCCGACGGGCCTCATGGACCCGAAGCTCACGGTCCGGCCCGCGAAGGACCAGGTGGACGACCTCCTCGCCGAGATCCGGGCGCGCGCCGAGCGCGAGGAGCGGGTCCTCGTGACCACGCTGACGAAGCGGATGGCCGAGGATCTGACCGAGTACTACCAGCAGGTGGGGCTCCGCGTGCGCTACCTCCACTCGGACATCGACACGCTCGACCGCGTGGCGGTCATCCGCGACCTCCGCCTCGGGAAGTTCGACTGCCTGATCGGCATCAACCTGCTCCGCGAAGGGCTCGACATCCCGGAGGTCTCCCTCGTCGCGATCCTCGACGCCGACAAGGAGGGCTACCTCCGCTCGGCGACCTCGCTCATCCAGACGGCGGGCCGCGCGGCCCGCAACGTCAACGGCGAGGTGATCATGTACGCGGACCACGTGACCGACTCGATGGCCGCGACGCTCCGCGAGACCGAGCGGCGGCGGGAGCTCCAGGGGGCGTTCAACCGGGAGCACGGGATCACGCCGGAGTCGATCCGCTCGGCGATCCGCGAGCTCCTCCAGACCGTCTACGAGCGCGACTACTACACGGTCGACGTCGAGGCGCCCGCCGAGGAGCGTTTCGGCTCGCCCGCCGAGCTCGCGAAGCGGGTCGCCGAGCTCGAGGCGCAGATGAAGGAGGCGGCGCGCCGCCTCGACTTCGAGCAGGCCGCCGAGCTGCGCGACCGGGTGAAGGCGCTCCGGAAGCGCGGGCTCGCATGA